Proteins from a single region of Desulfobacter postgatei 2ac9:
- a CDS encoding ABC transporter ATP-binding protein, with protein sequence MNQSHVFSDEEKKVSLANPTLFKALIPYVRPYAWMLALTTVLVFMVTGFELFQPWLIQQAIDGFILVSGTPGLHIMGLEIEQFSVFCIWFGVVILAGFVLDFSQAMFMEYTGQKIMLNLRCRLFDHMTDLPVAYFDKNSSGRLVARVAGDIENMNEMFTSVLVFIFRDLLLMTGVFVILFLTNRRLAFYLSLIVPVVFVGVVYFSGILRRVFRVLRQKNAEINHRFSEAITGIRAIQTCMAGLHFIHEFKRLNLAHFRAAMAHIRVFSVFMPVVGLMGTLAVAVIIWNGSFMVQRQVLTIGELAAFLTYMKLFFRPLRELSEKFNLLQNALASAERIITVLNTPEIRQDTTFKGPDPGGIRHLVFENVAFSYTPGVPVLKNISFSLEKGRAMGIVGQTGAGKSTIINLTAGFYSPTGGRILINGQDYVHMDIAGIRHHTALVMQDPILFSGTVRENIARPLDGDIRQDDQGLESALKNADCAFLFDKYSGLDTMLQDGGRPLSSGEKQLVCIARAFSFNPDLIIFDEATSYMDSQSEVKIHAAMKKLMKGRLSIIIAHRLSTVKSCDHILVLRDGQIIEQGTHEQLALAGGEYARLLEKEWSGWNPTL encoded by the coding sequence ATGAACCAGTCCCACGTCTTTTCCGACGAGGAGAAAAAGGTCAGTCTGGCGAATCCGACCCTGTTTAAAGCATTGATCCCTTACGTTCGGCCCTATGCCTGGATGCTTGCTTTAACAACGGTTCTGGTGTTCATGGTCACGGGGTTTGAACTGTTTCAGCCCTGGCTCATCCAGCAGGCCATTGATGGCTTCATCCTCGTTTCCGGTACCCCGGGACTTCATATCATGGGTCTTGAAATCGAGCAGTTTTCCGTTTTTTGCATCTGGTTTGGCGTGGTGATCCTGGCGGGGTTTGTCCTGGATTTCAGCCAGGCCATGTTCATGGAGTACACGGGCCAGAAAATTATGCTCAATCTTCGGTGCCGCCTGTTTGACCATATGACGGACCTGCCCGTGGCCTATTTTGATAAAAATTCCTCGGGAAGACTTGTGGCCCGGGTAGCTGGGGATATTGAAAATATGAACGAAATGTTTACAAGCGTTCTTGTTTTTATTTTCAGGGATCTTCTGCTCATGACCGGCGTATTTGTCATCCTGTTTTTAACCAATCGCCGCCTTGCCTTTTATTTAAGCCTGATTGTTCCCGTGGTCTTTGTGGGCGTGGTTTATTTTTCGGGTATCCTGCGCAGGGTGTTTCGTGTGTTGCGGCAGAAAAATGCCGAGATCAATCACCGTTTTTCCGAAGCCATTACCGGTATCCGGGCCATCCAGACCTGTATGGCCGGCCTGCATTTTATCCATGAGTTCAAGCGTCTGAACCTGGCTCACTTCAGGGCAGCCATGGCCCACATCCGGGTGTTTTCCGTGTTCATGCCTGTCGTGGGGCTCATGGGTACCTTAGCCGTGGCTGTCATTATCTGGAACGGCTCTTTTATGGTGCAGCGTCAGGTCTTGACCATTGGTGAGCTTGCGGCGTTTTTGACCTATATGAAATTGTTCTTCAGGCCCTTAAGGGAGTTGTCCGAGAAATTTAATCTATTGCAGAATGCCTTGGCCTCAGCCGAAAGGATAATTACGGTATTGAACACACCCGAAATCCGACAGGATACGACGTTCAAGGGGCCGGATCCCGGCGGTATCCGGCATCTGGTATTTGAAAACGTGGCATTTTCATACACACCCGGTGTTCCGGTATTGAAAAATATCAGTTTCAGTCTTGAGAAGGGCCGGGCCATGGGCATTGTGGGTCAGACCGGTGCAGGAAAAAGTACCATCATCAATCTCACGGCCGGGTTTTACAGCCCCACCGGTGGACGCATCCTCATTAACGGTCAGGACTATGTGCACATGGATATTGCCGGCATCCGGCATCACACTGCCCTGGTCATGCAGGATCCCATCCTGTTTTCAGGAACGGTGCGGGAGAATATTGCACGCCCTCTGGATGGTGACATCCGCCAGGATGATCAAGGTCTTGAAAGCGCTCTGAAAAATGCCGATTGCGCTTTTCTTTTCGATAAATATTCAGGACTTGACACCATGCTGCAGGATGGCGGCCGCCCTCTGTCTTCGGGGGAGAAACAACTGGTCTGCATTGCCCGGGCCTTTTCATTTAATCCGGATCTGATCATCTTTGATGAGGCAACCTCTTATATGGATTCCCAATCCGAGGTAAAAATCCATGCCGCCATGAAAAAACTGATGAAAGGTCGCCTGTCCATTATTATTGCGCATCGCCTTTCAACAGTCAAATCGTGTGATCACATACTGGTGTTGAGGGATGGACAGATCATTGAACAAGGCACCCATGAACAGCTTGCCCTGGCCGGTGGCGAATATGCACGGCTTCTTGAAAAGGAATGGTCTGGATGGAATCCAACTCTTTAA
- the dcd gene encoding dCTP deaminase: MTALSDNDIKRLWNEGCFVVDPFPSKINPASIDLTLGNKQYQYNFENYILGSEIDSEKDVVQTEFLDLTLEHGESVYIGIAEKLTIPYDAMGYVFPRSSITRLGVQIIPVFMNPGYTGYMPLTITNHSGKSVTIKPGCRIAQLSLFSLNTKSGNTYGRREDAKYQNEDVSHSQLHKDEEFQAAIDRAVQRMAPNISKLINASK, translated from the coding sequence ATGACTGCATTAAGTGATAATGACATCAAAAGGCTTTGGAATGAAGGATGCTTTGTTGTAGATCCTTTTCCAAGTAAGATAAACCCTGCTTCCATTGACCTGACACTAGGCAATAAACAATATCAGTATAATTTTGAAAATTATATACTCGGATCTGAGATTGACTCAGAAAAAGATGTTGTACAAACAGAATTTTTAGATCTCACGTTAGAACACGGAGAATCAGTATATATAGGAATAGCTGAAAAGCTTACCATACCTTACGATGCTATGGGTTATGTTTTTCCAAGGAGTAGCATTACGAGGTTAGGCGTTCAGATCATTCCAGTATTTATGAACCCTGGCTATACAGGGTATATGCCGCTTACAATTACTAATCACTCAGGTAAATCCGTAACAATAAAACCAGGTTGCAGGATTGCTCAATTAAGCCTGTTTTCACTCAATACCAAATCTGGGAACACATACGGTCGTAGAGAAGACGCAAAATATCAAAATGAAGATGTTTCCCACTCGCAGCTTCATAAGGATGAGGAATTTCAAGCCGCTATTGATAGGGCTGTGCAACGCATGGCACCCAACATCAGTAAATTAATCAATGCGTCTAAATGA
- a CDS encoding AMP-binding protein: MESIDLVQKLPTRLDAFRRLHRHTLDHREQFWAAIAEQLQWQTPFSYVVKEDFSIPLASWFWDGQINAAQNALHRIIEKGKGDARALVFYQKSGDAYTLTFNELKDKVLRLAAAFHRAGLTQGDCIALNLPNCPEFVISALAAAYLGITYLPIGCHLPSSIVAEDITASRAKLVIMANSDAYEEKKSHARTVRALLEDLSILISGETIEGIPTLEEYMAKADPSGLEPACPEANHPLFTVYENRLAGKHVGSVFPTGGFLVQAHASFDDIFNKALDQDKPQMIVNTLDIYKAPAQAYGLWGPLTNGTGIILIDEDLRVNTIEDILNEQPNPALLCPPTLISEVREQLGQGQLNTSKRFSVIASCGNALPPRLVKYADSILVKGPERVVNLWVQSKSGIALLNSYPTPELNRPGTLGFGALGVEPIIINDFGEPCKTNISGNLVFSQSWPAMPMATPGTTEHFKKTYFSKFKGYFFTYDGVRSDKDGFFWFMGRLDDSIKVKGQSLGASLIEGVLTSHPLVEEAAIISTQNKSGEDIVIFVVPRNKIQDEQKCVDQIKDYITDKIGRFAVPKKIIITDQLPKTATGKLFRSVLRRIAAGEEPLD, from the coding sequence ATGGAAAGCATTGACCTTGTCCAAAAATTACCCACACGTCTTGACGCATTCCGCCGCCTGCACAGACATACGCTTGACCATCGTGAACAATTCTGGGCTGCAATAGCAGAACAGCTGCAATGGCAGACGCCTTTTTCTTATGTGGTCAAGGAGGATTTTTCTATTCCCCTGGCATCCTGGTTCTGGGACGGACAGATCAATGCCGCCCAAAACGCACTTCACAGAATAATTGAAAAAGGGAAGGGAGACGCACGGGCCCTGGTCTTTTATCAAAAATCCGGCGATGCCTACACCCTGACCTTCAATGAACTTAAAGACAAGGTACTCAGATTGGCAGCGGCTTTTCACCGGGCCGGCCTGACTCAGGGGGACTGCATCGCCTTAAACCTGCCAAACTGTCCTGAATTTGTCATCAGCGCCCTGGCAGCCGCCTATCTTGGGATCACCTACCTGCCCATAGGGTGCCATCTGCCCTCTTCCATTGTGGCAGAGGATATTACCGCATCAAGGGCAAAACTTGTCATCATGGCAAACAGCGACGCTTACGAAGAAAAAAAGAGCCATGCCCGGACGGTCCGTGCCCTGCTTGAAGATCTCTCCATACTCATTTCAGGTGAAACGATTGAAGGTATCCCAACGCTTGAAGAATACATGGCTAAGGCAGATCCTTCCGGACTGGAGCCGGCTTGTCCCGAGGCGAATCATCCCCTGTTTACTGTTTATGAAAACCGCCTGGCCGGTAAACATGTGGGGTCTGTTTTCCCAACCGGCGGATTCCTGGTCCAGGCCCACGCCTCCTTTGACGATATTTTCAATAAAGCCCTTGATCAGGACAAACCCCAAATGATCGTCAACACGCTGGATATCTACAAAGCCCCTGCCCAGGCATACGGCCTGTGGGGACCTTTGACCAATGGCACAGGTATTATCCTCATTGATGAGGATCTCCGGGTGAATACCATTGAAGATATTCTCAATGAGCAACCCAATCCGGCGCTGCTGTGCCCTCCGACGTTGATTTCAGAAGTTAGGGAACAACTGGGTCAGGGGCAGCTGAACACATCCAAACGGTTTTCCGTCATTGCCTCTTGTGGAAACGCCCTCCCCCCCCGGCTGGTTAAATATGCAGACAGTATACTGGTAAAGGGTCCGGAACGGGTGGTAAACCTCTGGGTGCAGAGCAAAAGCGGTATCGCACTGCTCAATTCATACCCGACCCCGGAACTGAATCGGCCCGGCACCCTCGGATTTGGTGCTTTAGGGGTGGAACCCATAATTATAAACGATTTTGGAGAGCCCTGTAAAACAAACATCAGCGGCAACCTGGTTTTTTCGCAGTCATGGCCGGCTATGCCAATGGCCACCCCGGGCACAACCGAACATTTTAAAAAGACCTATTTTTCAAAATTCAAAGGCTATTTCTTCACCTACGACGGGGTAAGAAGCGATAAAGACGGTTTTTTCTGGTTCATGGGACGGCTTGATGACAGCATTAAGGTCAAAGGACAGAGCCTGGGCGCATCCTTGATCGAAGGTGTGCTTACCTCCCATCCCCTGGTTGAAGAAGCGGCTATTATCAGCACCCAGAACAAATCCGGTGAGGATATTGTAATCTTCGTGGTGCCCCGTAATAAGATTCAGGATGAACAAAAATGTGTTGACCAGATAAAAGATTATATTACGGATAAAATCGGGCGTTTTGCCGTACCGAAAAAAATCATCATCACGGACCAGCTGCCAAAGACCGCCACAGGAAAACTGTTCCGGTCTGTTTTGCGCCGCATTGCAGCCGGGGAGGAACCCCTTGACTGA
- a CDS encoding ABC transporter ATP-binding protein — MKLILYYFKKNLRKIAAGVFCIIVVDLLQLVVPQVISRAVDILADADFDRHVLLTQCAVIVGAGLIMALLRSGWRMLLMGSAWDLERGIRDELYTHMLSLDTAYYDKTRVGDIMAHATSDIVHVRMAFGFGIIALVDTLLLGSACIGIMVWTSPKLAALCLIPLPFLVLVTKNLGNRMHKYHNTAQEAFSELTEQIRESFFGIRVIKVFNFEPQVRKKTENHARDYFRKNLKRAYINALLHPLLGLFFNISTLIIVFYGGTLVMENRLSPGEFVAFIQYLGILAWPVIAIGWMTNLIQRGMASLKRINVLLNTRSQITFPEGTVMPDIVKGNIRFEKVCFSYDKKMNALSGISMNIPAGARIGITGPPGCGKTTLLSLISRLYDPTSGRVCLDGKDLKTFDPQFLRRHISFMAQEPFLFSGTLEDNILMGKSVSDSNDRGILDQVIKICALEETVDQMPDGLATLVGERGVTLSGGQKQRVTLARTLVSPKSVILLDDPVSQLDTRTADRVIRGINRMNRDAVMIMVSHRLSALADCDRIYVMDNGRIADQGTHEQLKASNAFYRTSFNVQQSEGEPLGDRL, encoded by the coding sequence TTGAAGTTGATCCTTTACTATTTCAAAAAAAACTTAAGAAAGATCGCTGCGGGTGTCTTCTGTATAATTGTGGTGGATCTGCTTCAGCTTGTGGTTCCCCAGGTTATCAGCAGGGCTGTTGACATTTTGGCGGATGCAGATTTTGACCGTCATGTCCTTTTAACGCAATGCGCCGTGATTGTGGGGGCCGGGCTTATCATGGCCCTGCTCCGTTCCGGGTGGCGCATGCTTTTAATGGGCTCGGCCTGGGATCTTGAGCGGGGCATTCGGGATGAACTGTACACCCATATGCTCAGCCTGGACACGGCCTATTATGACAAAACCCGGGTCGGGGACATCATGGCCCATGCCACGTCGGACATTGTTCATGTGCGTATGGCATTTGGTTTCGGCATCATCGCCTTGGTGGACACCCTGCTTCTCGGCAGTGCCTGCATCGGCATCATGGTCTGGACAAGCCCCAAGCTTGCGGCCCTGTGTCTGATCCCCCTTCCTTTTCTGGTTCTGGTTACAAAAAATCTGGGCAACAGGATGCATAAGTATCACAACACAGCCCAGGAGGCTTTTTCCGAACTCACCGAACAGATCCGGGAAAGTTTTTTCGGTATCCGGGTGATCAAGGTGTTCAACTTTGAGCCCCAGGTCCGGAAAAAGACGGAAAACCACGCACGGGACTATTTTAGAAAGAATTTGAAACGGGCCTATATCAATGCCCTGCTGCATCCTTTACTGGGACTTTTTTTTAATATATCCACCCTGATCATTGTTTTTTACGGCGGGACCCTGGTCATGGAAAACCGATTAAGTCCCGGAGAGTTTGTGGCCTTTATTCAATACTTGGGGATTCTTGCCTGGCCGGTGATTGCCATCGGGTGGATGACCAATCTGATCCAGCGGGGAATGGCATCCCTGAAACGAATAAATGTTCTTTTGAACACCCGGTCCCAAATCACTTTCCCTGAAGGTACGGTGATGCCGGACATTGTGAAGGGCAATATCCGGTTTGAAAAGGTGTGTTTTTCCTATGATAAAAAGATGAACGCGCTTTCCGGTATTTCCATGAATATCCCGGCCGGGGCCAGGATCGGCATCACCGGTCCGCCGGGTTGCGGGAAAACTACCCTGCTTTCATTGATCTCGCGCCTGTATGACCCAACAAGCGGCCGGGTTTGCCTGGACGGGAAAGATTTGAAAACCTTTGATCCTCAATTTCTGAGGCGCCATATCAGCTTCATGGCCCAGGAACCGTTTTTGTTTTCAGGGACGCTGGAAGATAATATCCTTATGGGGAAGAGCGTTTCCGACAGTAACGACCGTGGCATTCTGGACCAGGTCATTAAAATCTGCGCCCTGGAAGAAACCGTTGATCAGATGCCCGACGGTCTTGCCACTCTGGTTGGGGAACGGGGGGTGACATTGTCCGGCGGGCAGAAGCAGCGGGTGACCCTGGCCCGAACCCTGGTGTCCCCTAAATCCGTGATCCTTCTGGATGATCCGGTCAGCCAGCTGGATACCCGCACCGCAGACCGGGTGATCCGGGGCATCAACCGGATGAATCGAGATGCCGTCATGATCATGGTCTCCCACAGGCTTTCGGCCCTTGCCGACTGTGACCGGATTTATGTCATGGACAACGGCAGAATTGCGGACCAGGGCACCCATGAGCAGCTAAAGGCATCCAATGCCTTTTACCGTACATCCTTTAATGTCCAGCAGTCAGAGGGTGAGCCATTAGGAGACCGGCTATGA